In Antechinus flavipes isolate AdamAnt ecotype Samford, QLD, Australia chromosome 3, AdamAnt_v2, whole genome shotgun sequence, a genomic segment contains:
- the LOC127558137 gene encoding platelet-activating factor receptor-like, whose translation MELTLPSSHSPPTSPWDPMNHTAAGAGAGGCGPWDDPARFIVVPAAYAVALCLGLPANLAALAIFGRGGGRLGRALRLYLLNLAVADILFTLTLPFWLTYYLGRAHWPFPASLCHGTGATYYAATYAAISFMVLISVSRYCTVQGPKPGFGTRLPLNQLRVAQAACAATWVLCVACAAPSLVSARALSPGPGGTTRCFEHGWARQDMAYVTVGFFLAAFLLVLGAYISLARVLVGPSPSGGASLGPSAPGSHRRMARTMVLGLLLVFAACLAPYHLILAPWVAGQEGNDGGRGDGECPLPSTLDVLHTLSLALLSLNSCLDPLVYCFSLRRFRQDCRGLSCCPGSRGTNVPAASCSSS comes from the coding sequence ATGGAGCtcacccttccttcttcccacagCCCTCCCACCTCTCCCTGGGACCCAATGAACCATACAGCAGCAGGTGCAGGCGCTGGAGGCTGTGGCCCATGGGATGATCCTGCCCGCTTCATCGTGGTGCCGGCCGCCTACGCGGTGGCCCTGTGTCTCGGCCTGCCTGCCAACCTGGCTGCCCTGGCCATCTTCGGGAGAGGTGGGGGGCGGCTGGGGCGAGCTCTGCGCCTCTACCTGCTCAACCTGGCCGTGGCCGACATCCTCTTCACGCTCACGCTGCCCTTCTGGCTCACCTACTACCTGGGCCGGGCCCACTGGCCCTTCCCCGCCTCCCTCTGCCACGGCACCGGAGCCACGTACTACGCCGCCACTTACGCCGCCATCTCCTTCATGGTCCTCATCAGCGTCAGCCGCTACTGCACCGTGCAGGGGCCCAAGCCCGGGTTCGGCACCCGCCTGCCCCTCAACCAGCTCCGCGTGGCCCAGGCCGCCTGCGCCGCCACCTGGGTGCTCTGTGTGGCCTGCGCCGCGCCCTCCCTGGTCTCCGCACGGGCCCTGAGCCCCGGCCCGGGAGGCACTACCCGCTGCTTCGAGCATGGCTGGGCCAGGCAGGACATGGCCTACGTCACCGTGGGCTTCTTCCTCGCCGCCTTCCTCCTGGTCCTTGGCGCCTACATCTCCCTGGCCCGGGTGCTGGTGGGGCCTTCTCCCTCCGGGGGGGCGTCCCTGGGCCCTTCGGCCCCCGGCTCCCACAGACGCATGGCGCGGACCATGGTCCTGGGGCTGCTGCTGGTGTTTGCCGCCTGCCTGGCGCCCTACCACCTCATCCTGGCCCCGTGGGTGGCCGGGCAGGAGGGGAATGACGGGGGCCGCGGAGACGGGGAGTGCCCCCTGCCTTCCACCCTGGACGTCCTGCACACCCTCAGTCTGGCCCTGCTCAGTCTCAACAGTTGCCTGGACCCCCTCGTCTACTGCTTTTCCTTGCGCCGTTTCCGCCAGGACTGCCGGGGGCTGAGCTGCTGCCCGGGGTCCAGAGGCACCAACGTCCCGGCAGCCTCTTGTTCCTCCTCCTAG